Proteins encoded by one window of Streptomyces sp. ALI-76-A:
- a CDS encoding polysaccharide pyruvyl transferase family protein, with protein sequence MYETWVGAGPEGRRKLLLTGWFSFLHGEVTAGDELALDRVRDVLEGADIAHDVAWSPGFRPDALHLDGVRPEEYSHLVFVCGPLHGEQVEELHRRFAHCVRVAVGTSVVAPDSPAVTGFHRVLARDASDVEPGRDLAARAPALPPRPVVGVVLTHGQHEYGRQRLHQQVAGQVTDWLLDKDCARLELDTRLDTRDWRLCATPAQLESVFARLDLVVTDRLHGLVLALRAGVPALAVDPVEGGAKVTAQARACDWPALVPGERLSRGELDRWWHWCLTSGQVTARQLAAEFREGVVRDGADRLLEALRTRFDDRAYRADRAERWGRAG encoded by the coding sequence GTGTACGAGACATGGGTGGGAGCGGGCCCCGAAGGACGCCGGAAACTGCTCCTGACCGGGTGGTTCAGCTTCCTGCACGGAGAGGTGACCGCCGGGGACGAGCTGGCCCTGGACCGGGTCCGCGACGTACTGGAGGGCGCGGACATCGCCCACGACGTCGCCTGGAGTCCGGGTTTCCGCCCCGACGCCCTGCACCTGGACGGCGTGCGGCCCGAGGAGTACTCCCACCTGGTGTTCGTGTGCGGCCCGCTGCACGGAGAGCAGGTCGAGGAACTGCACCGGCGGTTCGCGCACTGTGTGCGCGTCGCGGTCGGGACCTCCGTGGTCGCCCCGGACAGTCCCGCCGTGACCGGCTTCCACCGCGTGCTGGCACGGGACGCCTCGGACGTCGAGCCCGGCCGGGACCTGGCCGCCCGGGCTCCTGCCCTCCCGCCCCGACCGGTCGTCGGGGTGGTCCTCACGCACGGTCAACACGAGTACGGGCGCCAGCGGCTCCACCAGCAGGTGGCCGGGCAGGTCACGGACTGGCTGCTGGACAAGGACTGCGCCCGCCTGGAGCTCGACACCCGCCTCGACACCCGCGACTGGCGTCTGTGCGCGACGCCCGCCCAGCTCGAGTCCGTGTTCGCGCGGCTGGACCTCGTGGTCACCGACCGGCTGCACGGGCTGGTCCTCGCGCTGCGTGCGGGCGTTCCGGCGCTGGCGGTCGACCCGGTCGAGGGCGGGGCGAAGGTGACCGCGCAGGCGCGTGCCTGCGACTGGCCCGCGCTGGTGCCGGGGGAGCGGCTGAGCCGGGGCGAGCTGGATCGCTGGTGGCACTGGTGCCTGACCTCCGGGCAGGTGACCGCCCGGCAGCTCGCAGCCGAGTTCCGGGAGGGCGTCGTCCGGGACGGTGCCGACCGGCTTCTGGAGGCGCTGCGGACGCGCTTCGACGACCGGGCATACCGGGCAGACCGGGCGGAGCGGTGGGGCCGGGCCGGCTAG
- a CDS encoding DUF5133 domain-containing protein, giving the protein MLMPHPETLRKLVEEYEALTAQQPVDGLDELSRRLQDLAYTLCVSTGTREVHSALAAAHRQLAGYTGGLAVSPGQAAPDGRIYA; this is encoded by the coding sequence ATGTTGATGCCGCACCCCGAGACGTTGCGCAAGCTCGTCGAGGAGTACGAAGCGCTCACCGCGCAGCAGCCCGTGGACGGCCTGGATGAGCTGAGCCGGCGCCTACAGGACCTGGCCTACACCCTGTGCGTCTCGACCGGCACCCGTGAGGTGCACTCGGCCCTGGCCGCCGCCCATCGTCAACTTGCGGGTTACACCGGCGGCTTGGCGGTCTCCCCGGGCCAGGCCGCTCCCGACGGACGCATCTACGCCTGA
- a CDS encoding GAF domain-containing protein gives MGARRSTAARTVRQVARSSPFSEVPRALCQAVCESLAVDGATFSLLTDTPSRQLLCASDATALRLEEIQFTVAEGPCVTAAAEGVPVLMEDLDADLARWPFFSASMSEQLPEVKAVYAFPLRMGEETLGSMDLLRREKGGLDAHAVRESQHVADAVVEALLSTLTELLNGSAPPAWEPADVIRSHWSSTHQAIGVVAARLDISISDALARMRAEAFRTGETLAEVTAAVLRRRPRA, from the coding sequence ATGGGGGCACGGCGATCCACGGCGGCACGGACGGTGAGGCAGGTCGCCCGCTCCAGCCCTTTCTCGGAGGTACCCCGTGCCCTGTGCCAGGCCGTGTGCGAATCCCTGGCGGTGGACGGGGCGACGTTCTCGCTGTTGACGGACACACCCTCGCGACAGTTGCTGTGCGCCTCCGACGCGACGGCTCTGCGCCTGGAGGAGATCCAGTTCACCGTCGCGGAAGGCCCCTGCGTCACCGCCGCGGCAGAGGGCGTTCCGGTCCTCATGGAAGACCTGGACGCGGACCTCGCCCGCTGGCCCTTCTTCAGCGCGAGCATGAGCGAGCAACTCCCGGAAGTGAAAGCCGTCTACGCCTTTCCGCTGCGCATGGGTGAGGAGACGCTCGGCTCCATGGATCTTCTCCGACGCGAGAAGGGCGGCCTGGACGCCCACGCCGTACGGGAGAGCCAGCACGTCGCCGACGCCGTGGTCGAGGCCCTGCTCTCGACGCTCACCGAGCTGCTCAACGGCAGCGCGCCCCCGGCCTGGGAACCGGCCGACGTCATCCGGTCCCACTGGTCCTCGACGCACCAGGCCATCGGGGTCGTCGCCGCACGCCTCGACATCAGCATCAGTGACGCGCTCGCCCGGATGCGCGCGGAGGCCTTTCGCACCGGAGAGACGCTGGCCGAGGTCACCGCGGCCGTCCTGAGGCGCCGCCCCCGCGCGTAG
- a CDS encoding TerD family protein, producing the protein MGSVSTGLSKVEVKLKWDPSVWNEPPHHLDIIATAYSSEDPYGQPVYVVHFDSRSPDGTINMSRHSQTGQGFGYVEVMTLELDRLASSFARVVVGVAIHQSDHPKTFGDLTNAGVVVLEGYKELLKDDFARVAGSTATTVAEFSKDDSGRWEFHEMIRGFDSDPLVFTAEMGNAQRP; encoded by the coding sequence GTGGGCAGCGTCAGCACGGGACTCAGCAAGGTCGAGGTCAAGCTCAAGTGGGACCCGAGCGTCTGGAACGAGCCGCCTCATCACCTCGACATCATCGCCACGGCGTACTCGTCGGAGGACCCCTACGGACAGCCGGTGTACGTCGTCCACTTCGACAGCCGCTCACCGGACGGCACCATCAACATGAGCCGGCACAGCCAGACCGGCCAGGGCTTCGGCTATGTCGAGGTGATGACCCTGGAGCTCGATCGCCTGGCCTCGTCCTTCGCCCGGGTGGTCGTGGGGGTGGCGATCCATCAGAGCGACCACCCCAAGACGTTCGGCGACCTGACCAACGCGGGGGTAGTCGTCCTCGAGGGCTACAAGGAACTTCTGAAGGACGACTTCGCGCGGGTCGCCGGGTCCACCGCCACGACGGTCGCGGAGTTCTCGAAGGACGACTCCGGACGGTGGGAGTTCCACGAGATGATCCGCGGGTTCGACAGCGACCCCCTGGTCTTCACCGCGGAGATGGGCAACGCGCAGCGGCCATGA
- a CDS encoding SigB/SigF/SigG family RNA polymerase sigma factor, producing MSTDVSPNSSAGLAPGKNPTKRPHDDAPDTARDFARLAALSEGPERDAVRDELVEAWLPMAHRIASRFRDRGETMQDLRQVAALGLVKAVDRFDPERGAFESYAVPTITGEIKRHFRDRMWALKVPRRVQELRSTVRNARRELTQSPGSPEPSTAEIAAHTGLSEDQVSDGLEALDSFSTLSLDAEQVPGDNGFSLADTLGATDTAFDTVVDREAVKHGLLRLPERERAILYMRFFEDMTQSRIADRLGISQMHVSRLISSSCARVRAEALGDTAQHRRHHGQPPETA from the coding sequence ATGTCCACTGATGTGTCGCCGAACTCTTCGGCCGGCCTCGCCCCCGGGAAGAACCCCACGAAGCGGCCGCATGACGATGCGCCGGACACCGCGCGGGATTTCGCGCGCCTGGCCGCGCTGAGCGAGGGCCCCGAGCGCGACGCCGTCCGCGACGAACTGGTCGAGGCCTGGCTGCCCATGGCCCACCGCATCGCCAGCCGGTTCCGTGACCGGGGAGAGACGATGCAGGACCTCCGTCAGGTCGCCGCGCTGGGGCTGGTCAAGGCGGTCGACCGCTTCGACCCCGAGCGCGGCGCGTTCGAGAGCTACGCCGTGCCGACCATCACCGGCGAGATCAAGCGCCACTTCCGTGACCGTATGTGGGCGTTGAAGGTTCCCCGGCGGGTGCAGGAACTGAGGAGCACGGTGCGGAACGCGCGCCGCGAACTCACCCAGAGCCCCGGTTCCCCCGAGCCCTCGACCGCCGAGATCGCCGCCCACACCGGCCTCTCCGAGGACCAGGTCAGCGACGGGCTGGAAGCGCTGGACAGCTTCAGCACCCTGTCCCTGGACGCCGAACAGGTCCCCGGGGACAACGGGTTCAGCCTGGCCGACACCCTCGGAGCGACCGACACCGCGTTCGACACCGTCGTGGACCGCGAAGCCGTCAAGCACGGGCTGCTCCGCCTGCCCGAGCGTGAACGAGCCATCCTGTACATGCGGTTCTTCGAGGACATGACCCAAAGCCGTATCGCCGACCGGCTGGGGATCTCCCAGATGCACGTCTCCCGGCTCATCAGCAGCAGTTGCGCCCGGGTACGGGCCGAGGCGCTCGGTGACACCGCCCAGCACCGGCGCCACCACGGGCAGCCGCCCGAGACCGCCTGA